The following DNA comes from Lathamus discolor isolate bLatDis1 chromosome 5, bLatDis1.hap1, whole genome shotgun sequence.
ATGTCATTAAGAGCCTGCTGGAAAGAGCATGGCAGGGTGTGGTGTGGCTGGGCCTGATCCAGGACAGGTATGAATGGCAAGTTGCCAATGATAAGAAGTTAAAGTTCAGGAAATGCCTCCAAACCCTTTGTAAATTCAGCAAATacttaatacagaaaaaaacccgaAGTTACCAAGCAGTGGTGCCAGACTAGCAAAAGTTTTTATTTCCATGAGAAGACAGGTAATTTCTGATCAAGTTAAATTCTTTTAAGCAACAAATCCTTTAAAGTGTTCCTGACTTTGAgcatgaagaaaatgtaaaggACATCTTTATCAGTCTAGTGGCATTTGTTGGAAAACATAGCTCTGTGTTTAGCTAATGACTTAATTAGAAAAGCGGTAGTCAGCTGGCAGTGAATGGTGAGTCTGTATTTAACAGGGAAGCATGAAAATTAGCCATccatctgtttttttcctgttaattaCCTCTAAatattaaaactgaatacagtCTTCAGCCTGATTGGTAGTCTGAATGGTAATAGTGGAGATCAGATACTAAAAAAAGACATCAGTAGAAATTATGATGCAGCTCCTGTATTTTACAGCTTTCATACCTGACTGAAACATTTCTACCTCCCTACAACAGCTGCGGTGGAAGTCATGTTCACCATTTCTGGTCCTTCAGACATGCTTCTAGATTTAAACGAGCATCAGTATAGATGACAGAATTAACTGAGCTGTTACTTTTCCATGAGAAACATGACTGCACACTGCATGCCAGCAGTGCGCAtttacttttccctttctgacCATTACTGTAGCTGGGCACCCTTGTAGCAGGGACCTTGCCAAAGGGACAGCAAAACCTACTCTCTTCCAGCAACAACTGCCTGTGTGTCCTGTCCTCCCTTGTGTAGTCACCTTGTTTGGGAAAGTTGTGCACAAtctttgttctttatttatAATTTCTATTGAGcttgctgaaaggaaaaatagaattaTTCTGGAGCAGTTCTCACAAatactactttttattttaattcccagctatttttttctcaatagCATATGTACTCTGGGGAACTGCTTTGGAAGATTTATAGATAGGCAGGGTCAGGCCACTCTTCCCCAGCTTCAATCAACAGTTTGCAACTCCAACAAgttgcaaaaaggaaaaatcgTAATGGATCTTTGTGCTTCCTCACTAGAAGACATTTTCAGTGGctgacattttttcccctctctttttaGATGTTACTATAAGCTCGCATGGAACCCAAAggcagctggaggaggcagctggaggaggcagctgtGACAATAGCTCCAGAAGGGCAGCTGGAGATCAACCTTCTAAACTCAGGCATGGAAAACTTGGAGTCCTTAAAGCAGAATCCCACTGCATGTGGGTAAGTAGTAGGTCCCATTTTTGTCACCTTCGGACTTGATTTACACTCAGCTTGCAGCTCTGCATCTTTCCGACTGAATGCTTTCTCTCACCAATAAGAATGTCATTTCTCAGCTCCATCTGCAGTTTATTACTCACATGTTACTTACACTTCCTTGACTCTTGCTAAGAAAAATGACTGTCATCTTGTAAGTTTTCAAAACACTTTCCAGAGATGGCTTCCAATGCTGTTACAACACTTTTTCTACCTCTAATATTTGTTTTGATGGATTTGGAGCTGCCATGCTATAGTTCACTGTTACTGGATGTCAGGTTGATGTATGTGGTATTTTCTATTTGGTATACTGGTATATTCAAAAAGAGTTTGTCCAGAAaaatggagaaggaagaaaattacgGTGAAGGTAAGTAATCGGTATTTAAATGGAGTTTAGAAGTTGCTAATGGACAATAACAGATTCTCAACTTTGATATTGCCTTTGCCCAGCCTGATTTCCACAATATCTGAACCAGGACATTTTAACTTCCATAAGCACAGAAGACAGGATACAAGGAACTCTCTCTCATGTCTGTCTCTCAAGACAAAGGAAGTAACCCTGTGAAGGATAACCAGAATAAGAGACCCTGCTAGAGGACCTCATCAGGGGTCAAGCTGACAAGAATATCATTGCAAATAATAAGAGGCAGATGTGCAGCCTGCTatgtaaaaattatttactcttattttttttttccctgctgttcaaacagaaaataatttgggTTTAGATGATATTTCTGAATTTCTATATATTGGTGGCCTGCTGAGAAGATATCCAGTGGTTTAAGTCAGTGGGGTAAGATCCATCAACCCATGGGGTTCTGCATTGCAAGGTCCAGGAGAATTGTAGAACAAGGGATTAATATCATCGCAGAACTAGTGAAGGCACAAAGCCGGAGCCCTGAAGAAGTATTGTTAATGGTATCAAAAATGTGACCAGTCAGATGTGCAGCTGGTCTCTTGTGTGACACTTGCTAGCTGCATCCTCTCAATTGCCAAACAAACTGCATAGGTGTCTGCCCAATACTTCGACCATAAATCCAGAATCTTACACAAAAAGAGCCACTTGAGTAATTCTTCTGGAGTACAAAACGGGATCCATTTTTAGCTGGAACGAATTGaactttgctttgtgttttgggATTTTATTCCTGAAGAATTCCTGGAAATGgttgttattttccttctaaatgGCTGTTACAGTTTTCCCAGAATGCCATGGTTGAGATTTGTTGTTTAGCTGTCATGCCCATGAAGTGTTTATTAATTTTTGAATACGTATGTATGGGGTTCAGTTTATATGCCTTTATATTTTTACAGTGCATGGTAATTTAGACATTTGATTCTTAAATGGAAAAAGTATAAAAGTGAATACTGTTGTTTGCTTCTCAAATCACTGAGTACACAAAATGTCTTAAACACGAGTATCTAATAGTTTCCTTTTTTGGTTGTTTCATTGctaaaaaatcttttcctttgtagaataaatttatttcaaacttTTTACCATGAATAACACTGGAGGTAAAAAACGGCAGAATGAATTACAGGCTAAAGACAAGTCAAGCAAATAGGCAAACACGAAAATCCCCTTTAACAAGGGAAATGATGACAGAATTAAATCATTTTGCTCATTCTTAAGGCCAGGAGTCCTTCAGCATCATCATCTCCCAGTACTTTTAAGTATGTTCTCGACACCTGATGAGCTTTCTAAAGGCCAGCTTGAAGTCTTCGTTAAAGCTAGTGTACAGCAAAGGGTTGATAAGGGAGTTGACATATCCAAGCCAGGTCAAGAAGTCTGCTACTTCTGGAGAGACAGTGCAAATGTGGAGGCCCACAAGCAGCTCTTTGATGAAAAAGGGCAACCAGGACAAAATGAAAGCACCTAAAATCAGCCCCAGAATGCGAGCAGCCTTTCGTTCCCGTGTCGTGGAGATCTGCTGCCGGTCACCAGCCAGGTCCAAGTCATTCTCAAAAGGAGGGATCCTCACAGATGCATTGATTTTATCAAATTCCGTGGTCGGGTCAGATGTGGAGAAGTCCGAGACGCAGAATGTCTGTGTGAGCTTGCAGCTGGCAAAGGAGTTTTGGCTGTCAGTGCTCCTGTTGCTGAGGTGGCGGCTTGAACCCCGCTTTTGGTAAAGGCTCTTCGCAGCATGATAAATTCTGTAGTACAGTATCAGGATCAAAGTCAAGGGGATGTAAAATGCCCCAAATGTGGAATAAATAGTGTAGATGACATGATCATGCTTAATGCGACACTCGCTGGGGATACTGACACTGTGGTGATTTCTCCAAAACAAAGGGGGCATTGATATGAAAATGGAGATAGTCCACACGGTGACTATCATCAGCCCAGCcctttttgctgttcttttcctgGCATATTCGATAGCATCTGTGATTGCCCAATACCTGTCCAGAGCAATGACGCACAGATGAAGGATTGAACATGTGCAACAGGTCATGTCGACGCTAAGCCAGATCTCACAGATGAAGTATCCCAAAGTCCATTTATCTATCATTATGTAAGTGATGCTCAAGGGCATGACAAGAACAGCAACGAGGAGATCAGTCACAGCTAGTGAGCATATTAAATAATTTGCCGGCTGGTGAAGCTTCTTGGTTGTGGAGATTGCCGCAATTACAGCAGAATTCAGCAGCATAGTCAAGGTTGTGATTGTGGCCAAGGTCAGGGTAACAAGCATCTTTTCAGTGACTGTTTTTGGCTTCGCAGCCACATTGGCTTCAGTGGTGCAATTTGTGAAATTCATTTTCCCCTCCAGGATGCACGGTGAAAGAAGTTGCTGCTTCAGGTAATGAAGAGTTTCGGGTTCAGAAGTGACCCATTTGGAAGAGGGACAGAGATGCTTCAGATGcagtttttttaattattattttataatccCATATTCAACAGAGCAGCAAAAAGCTTCCAGGTTTAATCCTGTTCATCGTTTTCCTAAGAAGACAAAACCACATCTGTTAGTGAACCTATAAACCCCCACCTTTTGTCAAAAAGTCATAAGCTTTTAATATTAccacttgaaataaaaattttggcctgttttcttctctgctgccttttctcctctttttttttttttttttctctgcaattcatagttcatttctttttcttctacaaaGGGCACTTTAGGCCAGATTTCCTACTGGTGTTGTTATTTCTCCTTTGGTTTTGGAGATCTCCCTTGAAGTGGGAGGTTGGACTAAGTgaccttcagaggtcccttccagcaatCATTTCTATGATATCTGTGAATTACTGATGCTAGGAGCTACTCCTTTTCCATCTTGTTGAATAGGCTCCAGCAGATGAAGAGCTGAGGAAAtctgccttttcattttaattgctaTACGAGAGGGCTCAATTACTTCTATATATCatctttggaaaaaagaaacagcagtaatCTCAGTGAAGGCACGCCAACACTTCATagttttctattctgctttttcatATCCCTGTCTAGATTAACATCTTGGAAACAGGACTTAAAAATTACTCAGGTTACCTTTAACATGCAGCTTTCAAACAATGTTTAAAGCTTTATGGCAAACGTTTAGTTTTACACAGCACATCAGTGTTGCTAGGAGCTTATATAGCTTTGTCTAATTATTCCTGACATTTCACATTTCCCACTGTGTGTGTCTGTAGAGGAGGCAGACAAAAagcttttgcctttgctttgaGATTTCCATCAAACTGTGCTCCCTGTCAGGCAGTCCAGTATAATACAaggtacaaaaagaaaaaaaaaattgaaagaaggTTTAATTTTGTGTCAGAAATTCATCTGTCTTTTCCATACATCCCAAATGCTGACTTAAGCCAGAGATAGTGGTCCGTAAGATGCCACTTGGGATACTGTCTGGGACCTCATTTGCtcatttgtaattttttctgGCACAAAGGATGTAGAAAGCAGAAAGCCTGAAtccttttccattaaaataaacagaacaatTCCTTCCCTTGACTTCACTTTTTGAAGAGTAAGGAGTTGTACAGGCTTGTTGTACTCTTTTAAGGAGTTGTACTCTTGTACGGAGTTGCAACTCTAGTTGTACAGGCTCCCTCAACAGGCAGGGGAATGAGACAGCAGCTGCCAGAAACACACTTGTCCCCTCTCA
Coding sequences within:
- the HTR1E gene encoding 5-hydroxytryptamine receptor 1E: MNFTNCTTEANVAAKPKTVTEKMLVTLTLATITTLTMLLNSAVIAAISTTKKLHQPANYLICSLAVTDLLVAVLVMPLSITYIMIDKWTLGYFICEIWLSVDMTCCTCSILHLCVIALDRYWAITDAIEYARKRTAKRAGLMIVTVWTISIFISMPPLFWRNHHSVSIPSECRIKHDHVIYTIYSTFGAFYIPLTLILILYYRIYHAAKSLYQKRGSSRHLSNRSTDSQNSFASCKLTQTFCVSDFSTSDPTTEFDKINASVRIPPFENDLDLAGDRQQISTTRERKAARILGLILGAFILSWLPFFIKELLVGLHICTVSPEVADFLTWLGYVNSLINPLLYTSFNEDFKLAFRKLIRCREHT